In Terriglobia bacterium, one DNA window encodes the following:
- a CDS encoding protein kinase produces MSIQPGALFGPYEIAGPLGAGGMGEVYRARDSRLNRDVALKILPPNFAADPDRRARFEREAQAIASLSHPNILAIFDTGIHDGQLFIVTELLEGETLREHDGRLPVRRAIEIGVQIARGLTAAHDKGLVHRDLKPENIFLLADGQVKILDFGLARQTSLASAAATGVTAAPTAAGVTDPGMAVGTAGYMSPEQVRGAEVDHRTDIFAFGSVLYEMLSGRRAFQRETAAETMTAILKEDPPELVESGLHISPQLDRIVRRCLEKQPRMRFQSASDLGFALDAATVPTGSSVVVTAVPEAAPSQRSFSWIALPAFVLGFILAAVVFIALHSAHARPDSSGFHFTPFSFEAGGQDNAVWSPDGKAVAYAASMDRLKPEQVFVRYLDSPTGKQLTYFSDGTEALPVRWTPDGRRILFTSEHAPAGLWSVAVVGGEPKPELALDTDKVRFKTVDVTNDGSAAAMLRDDDEWGLWISSPLGSPARKYSPDPFATRSLLNRPTLAFSPDQKHILLFINSGDRGHEEAWLMPYPADPSHPPRRIFQDFPTFAGTPNFSWMPDSRRIVIALRTDPGSAIQLFLADTSSGRRAAIISQTSHTLSPNVSPDGSRLIFSEPSGSLDIVSVSLDTAAAKSWMATERDELMPAWALNQPLLAYVTDRNGPPEIWLHSSDGVSRPIITGRDFPMGTTDGFMDPILSPAGDRVIYSHIGHSPAESSYVRIWISSVSGGDPVPVTNDATSDDIAGAWSPDGNSLVYMRVQNGKVDIMKVKTSGQDSPVLLKADINPTNSSVPIWSPAGDWIEYNDKGENLISPDGKTTRSLGNLHADGCTFDRSGRMLYCLRFESDHETLFSVDLAGGAKGAAIEGEAQARQRAAGVKVIGKLDAEFKPASGYEPSIRLSLSPDGKSIVYGQARSAVNNLWMLEGLAPKEGLLQRLHLRD; encoded by the coding sequence AGGCGCCTTATTCGGCCCCTATGAAATTGCCGGCCCGCTCGGGGCGGGCGGCATGGGCGAGGTGTACCGTGCGCGCGATTCGAGGCTGAATCGCGACGTGGCCCTCAAGATTCTGCCGCCGAATTTTGCGGCCGATCCGGACCGGCGGGCGCGCTTCGAGCGCGAGGCTCAGGCGATCGCCTCTCTTTCGCATCCGAATATTCTGGCGATCTTCGATACCGGAATTCACGACGGCCAGCTTTTCATCGTGACGGAGCTGCTCGAAGGCGAGACGCTGCGCGAGCACGATGGCCGGTTGCCGGTTCGGAGGGCGATCGAGATCGGCGTTCAGATCGCGCGGGGATTGACGGCCGCCCACGACAAGGGTCTGGTTCACCGCGATCTCAAGCCGGAAAACATCTTCCTGCTCGCGGACGGCCAGGTCAAAATTCTCGATTTCGGACTGGCGCGCCAGACCAGCCTCGCGTCCGCTGCTGCAACTGGCGTCACAGCCGCGCCCACGGCCGCCGGTGTAACGGATCCGGGAATGGCCGTCGGCACTGCCGGCTATATGTCGCCCGAACAGGTGCGCGGCGCCGAAGTGGATCATCGAACCGATATCTTCGCGTTCGGCTCCGTGCTCTACGAAATGCTCTCCGGCCGCCGCGCATTCCAGCGCGAGACCGCGGCGGAAACGATGACGGCGATCCTGAAAGAAGATCCGCCCGAGCTCGTCGAGTCCGGCCTGCACATCAGTCCGCAGCTCGATCGCATCGTGCGGCGCTGCCTGGAAAAGCAGCCGCGCATGCGGTTCCAATCGGCGTCGGACCTTGGATTTGCTCTCGACGCCGCGACGGTGCCGACCGGAAGCAGCGTCGTTGTCACCGCCGTGCCGGAGGCTGCGCCATCGCAGCGCTCATTTTCGTGGATTGCGCTCCCGGCCTTCGTCCTCGGATTCATCCTGGCGGCCGTTGTCTTCATCGCCTTGCACTCCGCGCATGCGAGGCCCGATTCCTCCGGATTCCATTTCACTCCATTCTCGTTCGAAGCGGGCGGGCAGGACAACGCGGTCTGGTCTCCGGACGGCAAAGCCGTCGCTTACGCGGCGTCGATGGACAGGCTCAAGCCCGAACAGGTCTTTGTCCGGTACCTGGATTCACCGACAGGGAAACAACTGACGTATTTCAGCGACGGGACCGAAGCGCTGCCGGTGCGCTGGACACCCGACGGCCGGCGAATCCTGTTCACCAGCGAGCACGCACCTGCGGGCCTCTGGTCCGTTGCCGTTGTCGGGGGCGAACCGAAGCCCGAACTGGCCCTGGACACGGACAAAGTCCGTTTCAAAACCGTTGACGTCACGAACGACGGGTCGGCCGCGGCGATGTTACGCGATGATGACGAATGGGGTCTCTGGATCAGCTCGCCGCTCGGATCTCCTGCCAGGAAATACAGCCCGGATCCCTTCGCGACACGAAGCCTGCTCAACCGGCCGACCCTGGCCTTTTCGCCCGACCAGAAGCACATTCTGCTCTTCATCAACTCGGGCGATCGCGGACACGAAGAAGCGTGGCTGATGCCTTACCCTGCGGATCCGTCGCATCCGCCCCGGCGGATCTTCCAGGACTTTCCAACCTTCGCCGGCACGCCCAATTTTTCATGGATGCCGGACAGCCGCAGGATCGTCATCGCCCTTCGCACCGACCCGGGATCGGCCATTCAGCTCTTTCTCGCAGACACCTCGTCCGGCCGGCGGGCCGCTATCATCAGCCAGACCAGCCACACTCTCTCTCCGAACGTTTCGCCGGATGGAAGCCGCCTCATTTTCTCCGAACCTTCCGGCAGTCTGGACATTGTTTCGGTGAGCCTCGATACAGCCGCCGCCAAGAGCTGGATGGCAACCGAACGAGATGAGTTGATGCCCGCATGGGCGCTGAACCAACCGCTGCTCGCCTACGTCACGGATCGCAACGGCCCTCCTGAAATCTGGCTTCACTCCAGCGACGGCGTTTCCCGTCCGATCATCACCGGGCGCGATTTTCCAATGGGGACAACGGACGGATTCATGGATCCCATCCTGTCGCCCGCCGGCGATCGTGTGATCTATAGCCACATCGGCCACTCGCCGGCCGAGTCATCGTATGTTCGCATCTGGATTTCATCGGTTTCCGGCGGCGATCCGGTGCCGGTCACCAATGACGCCACTTCAGACGACATCGCAGGAGCATGGTCACCCGACGGAAATTCGCTGGTATACATGCGCGTTCAAAATGGAAAAGTCGACATCATGAAGGTCAAGACCTCCGGGCAGGACAGCCCGGTCCTGTTGAAAGCGGATATCAACCCGACAAACAGCAGCGTTCCCATCTGGTCCCCGGCAGGCGACTGGATCGAGTACAACGACAAAGGCGAGAACCTGATCTCACCCGACGGAAAAACGACGCGGTCCCTGGGGAACCTGCATGCCGATGGCTGTACGTTTGATCGCAGCGGCCGCATGCTCTATTGCCTCCGCTTTGAGAGCGATCACGAAACGTTGTTTTCGGTGGATCTCGCGGGCGGCGCGAAAGGCGCAGCAATAGAAGGCGAAGCGCAAGCGCGGCAGCGCGCAGCAGGAGTCAAGGTAATCGGTAAGCTCGACGCGGAATTTAAGCCGGCAAGCGGTTACGAACCATCGATCCGGCTCAGCCTGTCGCCGGATGGTAAGAGCATCGTGTATGGGCAGGCCCGCTCCGCTGTGAACAATTTGTGGATGCTGGAAGGACTCGCGCCGAAGGAAGGGCTGCTGCAGCGGCTGCATTTGCGAGACTAA